A segment of the Gammaproteobacteria bacterium genome:
TCTCGTGCGCTCGACGGTGTTCCGGATATAGCCGAACCAGCAGTGAAATATTTGTATCGCGAATCTGGTTGGGTGGAGTTTTCACGTGGCGTTTACTGGCTCTTTTTGTTAATTGTCGTGGTACGCTCTTTTATCTATGAACCGTTCCGTATCCCATCTGGTTCCATGAAACCCACCCTTGAAGTTGGCGATATGATTCTTGTCAACAAGTTTGCCTACGGCCTTCGGTTGCCCGTCCTGGATGCGAAAATCTTGCCCATCGGAGAACCGAAGCGGGGTGATATTTTTGTTTTTCATTATCCGGAAGACCCTGAAATTGATTACATTAAACGCGTGGTTGGTTTGCCGGGCGACCGAATTGTTATTAAAGGACAAACCCTGTTTATACAGCCAGCGTGTCGACAGGAAAAACCGTGCCCGCCACTTCAGCAGATTCCCACCAAGTTGCTCGCAAAAGGGGGCTACGTTGAACGGGATGGATCACGTTGGGACATCTACGAAGAAGATCTTTTAG
Coding sequences within it:
- the lepB gene encoding signal peptidase I codes for the protein SRALDGVPDIAEPAVKYLYRESGWVEFSRGVYWLFLLIVVVRSFIYEPFRIPSGSMKPTLEVGDMILVNKFAYGLRLPVLDAKILPIGEPKRGDIFVFHYPEDPEIDYIKRVVGLPGDRIVIKGQTLFIQPACRQEKPCPPLQQIPTKLLAKGGYVERDGSRWDIYEEDLLGVKHKILHHPFLTRPIPRQACMVGDGEWVVPDGHYFAMGDNRENSRDSRFWCFVPEKYLVGRADFIWMHFDTSADSWFDFSRIGPLE